The segment AAAGAAGATACCAAAGATGTTTCTACTGTTACTACTCCTGCTTCTATTACTTTAAAAGGGGATCAAACAGTTTATGTAATCCAAGGACAACAATATGTTGATTCTGGTGCTGTAGTGACAAACGGGAAGCTTGTGAAAACTACTGGTACAGTTCTTAATACTGTTCCTGGTTCTTATTCAATAAAGTATATTGCTGCAAATAATGATGGAGTTTTATATACAGCAACTAGAACTGTTACAGTATTGCAATTAGGTGACGGATCATTGGATCTTTCCGGTACTTATTTTGGAGGTAGAGGAAGCGTCCCTGTTCCTGCTCCTGTTACCATTACCAAAATTGCACAGGGTGTTTTTAAAGTGAGTGATTTTTTTGCTGAGTATTACGAAGTTAAAAGAGGA is part of the Bacteroidota bacterium genome and harbors:
- a CDS encoding DUF5012 domain-containing protein encodes the protein KEDTKDVSTVTTPASITLKGDQTVYVIQGQQYVDSGAVVTNGKLVKTTGTVLNTVPGSYSIKYIAANNDGVLYTATRTVTVLQLGDGSLDLSGTYFGGRGSVPVPAPVTITKIAQGVFKVSDFFAEYYEVKRGLGATYTAPGLLTYLGNNIAIMPVDASSPWGPINIVKKYIKISQDTNGKISMQYFIMTTADQSAFPGPFYLNQQ